The proteins below are encoded in one region of Apium graveolens cultivar Ventura chromosome 4, ASM990537v1, whole genome shotgun sequence:
- the LOC141717028 gene encoding uncharacterized protein LOC141717028, with amino-acid sequence MMRSFVDEKQNPLIWASTYHAGEYFDRVAVGEAKFIGKLISSKTVRKELRKHQHVAVERMCDICQHNVLPGKDVATLMNMKTGRLVCSSRNVNGAFHVFHASCLVHRMLLTELEIHNNQNAAGSEVKQRGRKKVPKEI; translated from the exons ATGATGAGGAGTTTTGTTGATGAGAAGCAAAATCCCTTAATTTGGGCTTCCACCTACCATGCTGGGGAATATTTTGATCGTGTGGCTGTCGGAGAAGCTAAATTT ATAGGAAAGCTGATATCGAGCAAAACTGTGAGAAAAGAACTTAGAAAACATCAACATGTAGCTGTAGAAAGAATGTGTGACATCTGTCAGCACAATGTGCTCCCTGGTAAAGATGTGGCAACTCTTATGAACATGAAGACCGGTAGACTCGTCTGCAGTAGCAGGAATGTCAATGGG GCTTTTCATGTATTTCATGCATCCTGCCTTGTGCACCGGATGCTTCTTACTGAGTTAGAAATtcataataatcagaatgctgcTGGTTCTGAAGTGAAACAGAGAGGTCGGAAAAAGGTACCAAAGGAAATATAA